A window from Cryptomeria japonica chromosome 1, Sugi_1.0, whole genome shotgun sequence encodes these proteins:
- the LOC131070601 gene encoding probable leucine-rich repeat receptor-like protein kinase At1g35710, translating to MAVASMKLIFISAVFIILFTNPCIGLFNCPTQESQALLSFKAALNISNGILRSWVNGTDCCSMWDGISCDILTKHVERVNLSAYHVEQGVQSGIISDSFCNLPFLKYLNLRNIGLTGTIPSCLGNLSSLQYLHFKNNSLRGTVPPVICQLTNLTFLDVSYNQLSGMVPPCLQNLSLLKLLGLSINKFHGSLQLTGLSSLEQLYARNFSLDKNITSSQIALPSSVKILWLSSITISDTLFYNLAELKFLVLSYCMLNISTTWIPLFQLAGLDLSSCRIGDQIPQWLFTQYSLQRLTLASDNIVGEIPSLLWENNPQLYLFNLSGNHLFGSLIVPTRSIHWLTLLDVSRNALTGPIPSAWPPYLQLLMVNDNSLTGNIPPSLCNLIYLEKLDLSDNKLNGSIPPCFANYKLIQVLNLGDNSFEGSMPHGLCSSSLIVRNNKLSGAFPPSIINCKTLQVLDIGHNKFTGDIPWPVGNLSAIQVLMMKDNSFRGSIPSEFVHLKQLQILDLSSNNISGFIPHTITSLQAMAVAKEEGHMLSTQLNPFHAIVKPKGLRSYSELGPFDTFITDVRSHDELDMTVKGLELHYPYILSTLTGIDLSNNQLNGVIPIDFGKLKGLKFLNLSMNNLSGVIPPSFGDMTQLESLDFSSNRFYGNIPAELQSLTSLECLNVSNNNLSGSIPQGGQMITFDNMSYSGNPYLEGCPLPKNCSWPKFAPHLPSTNGLQDGNEDYRKHIPWYEIGLGLSHVAGFSCVMLVLAVTKKWRKRYFNRVDKILKFWFPSIRNKRLWGLILPKHQAKVCPEES from the coding sequence ATGGCTGTTGCTTCTATGAAACTCATCTTTATCAGTGCAGTTTTTATTATCCTTTTCACAAACCCATGTATCGGTCTGTTCAATTGTCCTACCCAAGAATCCCAAGCTCTTCTTTCCTTCAAAGCAGCCTTGAACATCTCTAATGGCATTCTCAGATCATGGGTTAATGGAACTGATTGTTGCTCCATGTGGGATGGCATATCATGCGATATTCTCACCAAACATGTAGAGAGAGTGAATTTGAGTGCTTACCATGTAGAGCAGGGAGTGCAGAGTGGAATTATATCTGATAGTTTCTGCAACCTTCCTTTCCTTAAATACCTCAACTTGAGGAACATTGGTCTAACTGGTACAATTCCTTCCTGTTTGGGAAATCTCTCTTCTCTTCAATATCTGCATTTTAAAAATAATAGTTTGAGAGGAACAGTTCCCCCTGTCATTTGTCAGCTCACCAATCTTACATTTCTAGATGTAAGCTATAACCAACTAAGTGGAATGGTGCCACCATGTCTACAAAATCTCTCCTTGCTTAAGCTCTTGGGTCTTTCCATTAACAAATTCCATGGGAGCCTTCAGCTTACTGGTCTTTCCTCTCTTGAGCAGCTGTATGCTCGAAATTTTTCTTTGGATAAGAACATTACATCTTCACAGATAGCATTGCCATCGTCTGTAAAGATTCTCTGGCTCTCCTCAATTACCATTTCAGATACTCTGTTTTATAACCTTGCAGAATTAAAGTTTTTGGTTCTATCTTACTGTATGCTGAATATTAGCACAACTTGGATTCCCCTGTTCCAGTTAGCAGGCTTAGATCTAAGCTCATGTAGGATTGGTGATCAAATTCCTCAGTGGCTTTTCACTCAGTATTCTTTGCAGAGATTGACTTTGGCTAGTGACAATATTGTTGGAGAAATACCATCCTTGTTATGGGAGAACAATCCTCAGTTGTATTTGTTCAATCTGTCAGGAAATCATTTGTTTGGCAGCCTTATTGTCCCAACTAGATCAATTCACTGGCTTACACTATTGGATGTATCTAGGAATGCATTAACAGGACCCATTCCATCTGCCTGGCCTCCATATCTGCAGCTCTTGATGGTTAATGACAATTCTCTAACTGGCAATATTCCTCCAAGCTTGTGCAATTTAATTTACCTTGAAAAGTTAGATCTATCAGATAACAAATTGAATGGAAGCATTCCTCCATGCTTTGCCAACTATAAGCTAATCCAAGTGTTAAATTTAGGGGATAATAGTTTTGAGGGAAGCATGCCCCACGGGCTATGCTCTTCCTCTTTAATTGTAAGAAACAATAAGTTAAGTGGAGCCTTCCCTCCCTCCATCATCAATTGTAAGACATTGCAAGTACTAGATATTGGGCACAACAAATTTACAGGGGATATTCCATGGCCAGTTGGAAATCTATCAGCCATTCAAGTGTTGATGATGAAGGACAATAGTTTCAGAGGTAGCATTCCTTCAGAGTTTGTCCATTTGAAGCAGCTCCAGATCTTAGACCTTTCATCCAACAACATATCAGGTTTTATTCCACATACCATTACATCTCTACAAGCAATGGCTGTCGCAAAAGAAGAAGGCCATATGTTGTCTACTCAGTTGAACCCTTTCCATGCAATTGTAAAACCTAAGGGCCTTAGGTCATATTCTGAGCTTGGCCCTTTTGATACATTTATTACTGATGTTAGGTCTCATGATGAATTGGATATGACTGTGAAAGGCTTAGAGTTGCACTACCCATATATTCTTTCCACACTCACAGGCATAGATCTTTCCAACAATCAACTGAATGGAGTTATTCCTATTGATTTTGGAAAGTTGAAGGGGTTGAAGTTTCTCAATCTATCAATGAACAACCTCAGTGGAGTCATTCCACCCAGTTTTGGGGACATGACTCAATTAGAGTCGTTGGATTTTTCTTCAAACAGATTTTATGGAAATATTCCTGCAGAGCTTCAATCTCTAACTTCACTGGAATGCTTAAATGTGTCCAACAACAACCTGTCAGGCAGCATACCTCAAGGAGGACAGATGATCACATTTGATAACATGTCATATTCTGGAAATCCATATTTGGAGGGATGCCCACTTCCAAAGAATTGTTCTTGGCCAAAGTTTGCTCCTCACCTCCCTTCTACAAATGGTTTGCAAGATGGAAATGAAGATTATAGAAAGCATATACCATGGTATGAGATTGGACTAGGATTGTCACATGTAGCAGGTTTTTCATGTGTAATGTTAGTGCTTGCAGTGACAAAGAAATGGAGGAAGAGATACTTCAATCGGGTTGATAAGATTTTGAAGTTTTGGTTTCCTTCCATCCGTAATAAGAGATTATGGGGACTTATTTTACCAAAACATCAAGCAAAAGTATGCCCCGAGGAATCTTGA